The genomic window GTCAACGAGAAACAGCGTGAGCGTCCCGCTTTTTGCCCCTCCCTCGATGGTCAGCACCTCCAGCCGGCACCCCACTTGCCCAACCGTTAGCCACTTCCAGCAATCCGCCTGGGTGATCCGCTCCGCCCTTTGCCTCCTCCGGGGGGCATGATGGAAGGATGTCTCCACACCTCTGGCTCCGGTCCGGCACCGCCGCCGTGTTGACCCTGTTGTTTTGCAGCGCATGCTCCAGCGCATTGAAGGTGGAGAAGGTGGTCTCGGACGGCATGCTGTACACCGTGGCCGAGGTCAATCCAGCCACCGACCGGTTGCAGCTGCACTGGTTGAACCCCACCACGGAGCAGCCCTACCGGACCTTCGCTCAGGTCGGGGAGCGGCTGTCGAAAGAAGGTCAGCGGTTGCTGTTCGCCACGAACAGTGGCATCTATGCGCCGGGCCTGCGCCCCCTGGGGCTGCATGTCGAGGATGGCCGCACGCTGGTGAATGTGAACAATGCGCGCTCGGGAGGTAATTTTGCGCTGCTGCCCAACGGCGTGTTCTGGATCAAGGGCACCCAGGCGGGCGTGACCGAGACCCAGCGCTACCAGCGCCTGAACCTGCAGCCCACCTACGCAAGTCAGTCCGGCCCGCTGCTCGTGGCGAACGGACGCCTGCACCCCGCCTTCAACAAGGGCAGCACCTCCTTCAAGCTCCGCAGTGGCGTGGGCGTGTGCGAGGACGGTCGGGTGCGCTTTGCCGTCAGCGCTGGGCCCGTGAACTTCTACTCTTTCGCCGTGTTCTTCCGCGACCGCCTGAAGTGCCCGGACGCCCTGTATCTGGACGGCAGCATCAGCGCCTACGCCACCCCTGAGACCAGCACCCAGCTCGCCGACTTCGCTGGCATCTGGACGGTCAGCCGCTGAGGGCACCGGGGGCCGCATGCTAGCTTGGCCCATGCGGTTAAATGTGGTGTTTTTTGCCCATCTGCGGCGGGAAATCGGAGTGGAACAGCTGCAGATGGACGTGCCCGACGGGGCGGATGTCCGGACCGTGGCGCAGCTGGTGGAAGCGCAGCATGGCCTGAGCCTGAAGGGCTGCATGGTGGCCGTCAATGAGGGTTACGCCTCTCCGGAGCAGTCCCTGAAGCCCGGAGACGAGGTGGCCTTCTTGCCCCCGGTGGCCGGCGGTGAGGAGGACGGGCCCACCAGCGTGTGCGAACTTACCGAGCGTCCGCTGCAATTACAGGAGGCCGACGCTTTTCTGGTCCGGGCCGAATATGGCGCCCAGGCCTACTTTGTCGGCACCGTCCGCAGTCCCAACGCCGGGAAAACCGTGGAATACATAGACTACGAGGGTTTTGCGCCCATGGCGCGCAAGGTGATGCAGGGTGCGGCGGACACGGCGCGCGAGCGATACGGTGACCTGCGGGTGTTCATCCAGCACCGCGTCGGCCGGCTGCGGCCAGGAGAGGCGAGCATCCTGATCGGGGTCGCCAGCCCACACCGCCGAGCCGCCCTGGAAGCCTGCGACTTCCTGATCGAGCACCTCAAGGTCCACGTGCCGGTGTGGAAGCATGAGGCCGATGAGGACGGCCAGCACTGGGTGAGCGGGCACACCGGACACCCCACGTTGTAACCCGGGGCGGCGCGGCGCGCGTTATTCCGACTTATGCCCCTGCGCGCCGGGCCGCGCCTGAGTGTCCAGGAAGTACTGTGACGGACCGTGCTCGCGCGCGTGGGCCTCGAAGCTGAGGTAGTAGCGGCTGGCGAGCCAGATCATCAGCGTGACCACGCCGCTCAGGGCGAGCAGCGGCCACCAGCCCGGCGGTCCCGACAGGATGCCGTTGAAGACGAAGTGCAGGGTCATGCTCAGCGCCACCCCGCGCACCACCCAGCTGCGCCCCCGTTGCCAGTGCAGGCCGCCCAGCGCGTAGCCCTGGGGAGCGCTGAACAGGGCGTGCGCCAGGGTGGTGACCAGCGCGTGCCAGGCGGCGGCCCCGCTGCCAAAGCCCAGGGTGTAGGTCACGTTCTCCATCAGGGCAAAGCCCAGCGCGGCCGTCACGGCATAGACCAGACCGTCCATCGGCTCGTCGAAGGACAGTTCGGTGATGGCGGTGGTCGCCGCCACGAACTTGAACCCCTCCTCAATCACGGCGGTCAGCAGCGCGACAAGCAGCAGAATCAGCGGCAACGACGAATCCAGCAACCGCCCCAGGCTCGCCTCGAAGGCCGCCGCCACCAGCCACGCGAACATGCCCCAGCCAAAGGTGCGGGCCAGCAGCCACAGCGGTTCCGGATGTCGGTCGCGCCGCACGAAGAACCACAGCCACACGAAGGTGATGCCCACCGACACCAGGAGGGACAGCAGCAGACCCGTGGTCATGGGTGCCGGGTGACGCGGCTCAGGCGCGGGCCAGCCGTGCGGCCGCCTGCATGGGCTGGTGTGCCAGATGGGTCAGGGCCAGGGCCAGGGCGTCCGCCGCGTGGTTGTTGAACAGCTCCCGGACCCCCAGCGACGCCTTGACCATGTAGATCACCTGCTCCTTGTCGGCGCGTCCGGTGCCCACCAGCGACTGCTTCACCTGCATGGGACCGTAGGTGTGCACCGGAATCCCCGCCTGGGCACACGCCAGCTGCACGACGCCAAACGCCTGCCCGACCTTGAAGGCCACGTCGGCCTGCCGGCGCAGAATCTGGTCCTCGATGGCGACCGCCTCCGGCTGGTAGACCTCGATCAGGCGGCTGACCTCCGCGTGGATGTAGGCCAGCCGGCGCGGCATCACCCAGGCGCTCTCGGTGGTCAGGCAGACATGGTGCAAATGCCGGGCCTTCCGGACATCTCCGTCCACCAGTCCCAGCCCCAGGTTCGCCAGTCCGGGGTCAATGCCAAGCACGATCATGCGCCCAGCATACGGTAAAATGCCGACCAAAGCAGGGAAAGCGGCACGCAGGCGCCGCCCCACCGGATCAGGCCCGGCGGCACGACGCCCAGAAAACACGACGCCCAGAAAAACGGGACGCCGGGCCAGCGCAGAAGGTCCGCTGCTGGCCCGGCGTGGACGGGCCGAGTGCCCATCCCCCGGTTGTCCGTGGGGGCTTTAGTGGCTGGCGCAGCCGCCGCTGCCCTCGCCGTCGGGCGACTGGGCGCCGTCGGTGCGGAAGGAGTGGCCGCAGCCGCAGGAACTGGTGGCGTTGGGATTGTTGACGGTAAAGCCGCCGCCCATCATGTTCTCGACGAAATCGACCTCGCTGCCGCGCAGCAGAGACAGGCTCATGTGGTCCACGAGCAGCTTGACGCCGCGGTCGTGAACGATGGTGTCGCCGTCGAGTTCGCGGTCATCAATCGCCATGCCGTACTGGTAGCCGCTGCAGCCGCCGCTCTTGATGAACACGCGCACGCCCGCATTCTCCTTGCCGCTCTGGCTGAGGATGCCGAGGGCCTTCTGCGCGCCAAATTCACTGATGGTCACAGGCTTTTCGGGAACGTTGCCGTGGGATTCGGGAAAAGAAGTCGCGGTCATGCGTGAAGCGTAACACCATTGAAGCAATAAAAAGGTGTCTGACAGGCACATTGAGGTGGCGACGCGGAAGCGGCAACTCCTCCTTCAAACTTACATTCCTTGAGCGTGGTCATGTTAAGATGGAGCCATGACGAACCCCTATGCCGAGTGGTTCGAGCAGCTCCGCGCCGAATACAGTGAGCAGCTCGGGGCCATGCCTCTGCCCGACGGTCTTCCTGAGCATCTGCGCCAGCTGATTCACGAGCGCGACGAGGACGCCATCCAGTTCATGATCAAGCTGGCTTGGCAGTTTGGGGCACAGGTCGGGTACGCCGCAGGCAGCCGCCAGGATGGCGAGCAGGTCGCGGTGGTCCGGCCCCCGCGCGTTCAGGCCTGAGCGAGTCCGGGTTTTCAACAGCCGCCACCGTCCCCCGCGGAGCGGTTTTTTCATGACTTCACTTCAGTGTCCCGAGGAACGTGGCGTGGCCCAGCAGCCTGGCTCCTCGCGGCCGGACAACAGGCCCAGGGCCACCAGCTCTTCCAGGACCGTTTGAACGAAGACCCGCAGGGTTTCGGGGTGGGCCTGTCCGACCTCCTGGGGATAGAGGTGCAGGTCGGCGGCGCGGCGGGCCAGATAAACGGCGAGGTCGTTCACGCGGGCAGCATATCTGGGGTCCACTTCCAGCCACCAGAACACAAAAGCCGCCCCAACCTTCTGGCGGGGCGGCACGGGAACTTCCGGTCTTTTCTTCAGTCGTCAGCGGCGGCGTGGTGGGCCAGCGACTCGCGCTCGTCCGCTTCACGCAGCGCACGAATGCCGCGCACGATACCGATGGTGGCGAAGTACGTCACGGCAGGCACCACGAACATCAGGATCCACAGCACGGTGTTCGCGTTGGCGGTGGTCAGGACGTCGGCGCTGATCAGGTCTGGCTTGTAGCCCGCCACCGACATGATGATCAGCAGCGCCATGAACGAGGTGCCGATGGCCAGCCGCACCGGGTGGTTGGTGGGGTTCTCGGCGTAGTACACGTTGTCCTTGCTGCGGTCGAGCATGGGCACAGCGAACATGGCCAGCAGCACCACGGTGGGCAGCAGGATTGCGCCGACAAACTCGGAGCCGATGATGCCCCCGAGGATGTGGAACTCGAAGCTCGGGATGATCGCCAGGGCACCGAAGACCCACAGCAGGTACCAGTCGGGTTTGATGTTCTCGATGGGCGTGGTGCTCGGGGGCCCGAAGAACTCGACCGGGTGTACCGGGATAAAGGCGCTGAACAGCAGGATGATTCCGGCAAACAGCAGCGTGAGCATCAGCATGATGGGGGTCTGCTGGGTCAGCAGCGGCACACCGACAATTTTCTTGTAGGCGATGCGCTTGGCGTACTGCGGCTGGGTGTGCTTCTGCTTGATCATAATCAGCATGTGCGCGGCGGTCAGCGCGAGCAGGATGCCCGGCAACAGCATGATGTGATAGCCGTAGATACGCGGAATGATGCCGTCGCCCGGGAAGTTGCCGGCAAACGCGGCCTGCGCCAGCCAGCTGCCGATCCAGGGAATCGAAGCGGCGATGCCGTACACGACCTTGACGGTGTTGTAGGCGTAGTTGTCGTAGGGCAGGATGTAGCCGGTCACGGCGGTCAGCGCGGTGAAGATCAGCAGCAGCATGCCAATCCACCAGTTGATTTCACGCGGCTTCTTGAAGGCCCCGGTGAAGTAGATGCGCATCATGTGGATGACGGCGGCGGCGACCATGATGTTGGCGGTCCAGTGGTGAACGCGGCGCAGCATGTCCCCGAACGGCATGGCGTTGATCTTGAGGGCCGAGTGGTAGGCCGCCGGAATCAGGTTGGGCTTGTCCGCGGTGCCCGGGTCGAAGGAGTTGACGACCAAGCTGTTGCTCGGCTCGTAGGACAGGGCGAGCACGATCCCGGTGATGATCAGGATGATCAGGCTGAACAGCGTGATTTCACCCAGGAAGAAGCTGTGGTGAACGGGGAAGGCCTTGCGCAGGAACTTGTCGTTCAGGCGCGAGATGTGCAGACGCTCGTCAAGCCACTGGTTCATGCGCGTTTCTCCTTATGCGGTGCACGGCTCATGCGAGCTGTGCCTTGACGGCTTCGATCCGGGCTTCCCATTCCGCCTCGGTGAAGGGATAGGGGTTCGCCAGGAAGAACTCGGCCACCACCAACTGTTCACCCTCCTGCTTGATGGGCAGCTGCGCCAGCGGCCGGGGAGGCGGACCGCCGATGACCTTGCACCCCCGCTTGGGG from Deinococcus aerophilus includes these protein-coding regions:
- a CDS encoding phosphodiester glycosidase family protein; this encodes MSPHLWLRSGTAAVLTLLFCSACSSALKVEKVVSDGMLYTVAEVNPATDRLQLHWLNPTTEQPYRTFAQVGERLSKEGQRLLFATNSGIYAPGLRPLGLHVEDGRTLVNVNNARSGGNFALLPNGVFWIKGTQAGVTETQRYQRLNLQPTYASQSGPLLVANGRLHPAFNKGSTSFKLRSGVGVCEDGRVRFAVSAGPVNFYSFAVFFRDRLKCPDALYLDGSISAYATPETSTQLADFAGIWTVSR
- a CDS encoding HesB/IscA family protein, which translates into the protein MTATSFPESHGNVPEKPVTISEFGAQKALGILSQSGKENAGVRVFIKSGGCSGYQYGMAIDDRELDGDTIVHDRGVKLLVDHMSLSLLRGSEVDFVENMMGGGFTVNNPNATSSCGCGHSFRTDGAQSPDGEGSGGCASH
- a CDS encoding cytochrome b, with the translated sequence MNQWLDERLHISRLNDKFLRKAFPVHHSFFLGEITLFSLIILIITGIVLALSYEPSNSLVVNSFDPGTADKPNLIPAAYHSALKINAMPFGDMLRRVHHWTANIMVAAAVIHMMRIYFTGAFKKPREINWWIGMLLLIFTALTAVTGYILPYDNYAYNTVKVVYGIAASIPWIGSWLAQAAFAGNFPGDGIIPRIYGYHIMLLPGILLALTAAHMLIMIKQKHTQPQYAKRIAYKKIVGVPLLTQQTPIMLMLTLLFAGIILLFSAFIPVHPVEFFGPPSTTPIENIKPDWYLLWVFGALAIIPSFEFHILGGIIGSEFVGAILLPTVVLLAMFAVPMLDRSKDNVYYAENPTNHPVRLAIGTSFMALLIIMSVAGYKPDLISADVLTTANANTVLWILMFVVPAVTYFATIGIVRGIRALREADERESLAHHAAADD
- the moaD gene encoding molybdopterin converting factor subunit 1, coding for MRLNVVFFAHLRREIGVEQLQMDVPDGADVRTVAQLVEAQHGLSLKGCMVAVNEGYASPEQSLKPGDEVAFLPPVAGGEEDGPTSVCELTERPLQLQEADAFLVRAEYGAQAYFVGTVRSPNAGKTVEYIDYEGFAPMARKVMQGAADTARERYGDLRVFIQHRVGRLRPGEASILIGVASPHRRAALEACDFLIEHLKVHVPVWKHEADEDGQHWVSGHTGHPTL
- the ruvC gene encoding crossover junction endodeoxyribonuclease RuvC — translated: MIVLGIDPGLANLGLGLVDGDVRKARHLHHVCLTTESAWVMPRRLAYIHAEVSRLIEVYQPEAVAIEDQILRRQADVAFKVGQAFGVVQLACAQAGIPVHTYGPMQVKQSLVGTGRADKEQVIYMVKASLGVRELFNNHAADALALALTHLAHQPMQAAARLARA
- a CDS encoding PrsW family intramembrane metalloprotease — translated: MTTGLLLSLLVSVGITFVWLWFFVRRDRHPEPLWLLARTFGWGMFAWLVAAAFEASLGRLLDSSLPLILLLVALLTAVIEEGFKFVAATTAITELSFDEPMDGLVYAVTAALGFALMENVTYTLGFGSGAAAWHALVTTLAHALFSAPQGYALGGLHWQRGRSWVVRGVALSMTLHFVFNGILSGPPGWWPLLALSGVVTLMIWLASRYYLSFEAHAREHGPSQYFLDTQARPGAQGHKSE
- a CDS encoding DdrH is translated as MTNPYAEWFEQLRAEYSEQLGAMPLPDGLPEHLRQLIHERDEDAIQFMIKLAWQFGAQVGYAAGSRQDGEQVAVVRPPRVQA